The nucleotide window GCACTGTTGACCGCGTAGTGGACGCGCTATCGCAAGTGCAAGGTGCTTATTCAATGGTCGTGCTAACACCGGATGAACTGATTGCCGCACGCGATCCGCGTGGCTTTCGTCCCTTGTGTCTTGGAAAACTCGATAGCGCCTATGTTCTGGCTTCAGAACCACCCGCCTTTCACTTGATTGCTGCTCACTACATCCGCGATGTTGAGGCTGGGGAGGTCTTCGTTCTCGATCAAACCGGTCTCAACAGCATCAAACCCTTCCCTAAGCAAAGCTCGCATATGTGTATCTTCGAGCATATATACTTCGCGCGTCCCGATTCCACACTGAGCGGCCTGAGCGTCTATGAAACGCGGCAAAAGCTCGGAGCCGCTTTGGCAAAAGATTGCCCCGTAGATGCCGATGTGGTGATCCCTGTACCCGACAGTGGCGTTGCTGCAGCCCTTGGCTTTGCCAAGGAGGCCAAGCTACCCTTCGACCTTGGCCTTTTACGCAGTCACTATGTAGGAAGAACCTTCATTGAGCCGCAGCAGTCCATTCGGCATTTCGGAGTGCGTCTAAAACTGAGTCCTGTGCGTGCATCACTGCAAGGCAAACATGTAGTCGTCGTGGACGATTCTATTGTGCGCGGCACAACCAGCAGAAAAATTGTTAAAATGATTCGGGAGGCCGGCGCAAAGTCGGTGCATTTACGCATCAGCTCGCCACCTACACGCTGGCCTTGTTACTACGGCATTGACACGCCTTCGCGTGATGAGCTCATCGCTTCGCAACTGACCGCCACAGAGATTGCAACTTACGTCACCGCAGATTCTTTGGGCTACTTGAGCATCAATGCACTTCATAAAGCCGTTGGCAAAGATGGTTTTTGTGACGCTTGTTTTAGCGGCGAGTACCCCGTCAAACTTGATAAACCTGAACTCTACCACAAACGCCAGCTAAAACTGGTCGGCGTCTAGGCGAGATCAGCGCTCTAAGGGATGTCCCTAAAACTCAGGCTTATCGCTGTGTGTACCGAACACTTCACGTAGCACATCGCAAAGCTCTTGTTCACTGCAGTAAACTTTAGCCGCGGCAACCAACGACGGCATGAGATTTTGATCGTGCTTCGCAGCTTGCCTTACAGCCTGAAGAGCCGTTTCAACACTTTTCGCATCGCGCTGCGCTTTGATTCTTGCTAAGGAATCATGTTGTTCTTTCACAGCATCCTCATCTATTTTCAGCGTAGGAATCTTGTCGCGTTCCTGGCTTCTAAAAGCATTCACTCCGACGATCACTTTACCTTTGCTCTCAATTTCCTTTTGACGCTTGTAGGCGCTGCGTGAGATTTCTTTTTGTGGATAGCCATCTTCCACGGCGCTAACCATGCCGCCCATGGCATCGATCTTATCGATGTACTCCCATGCCTGTTTTTCAAGCTCGTTTGTAAGCCATTCAAGATAGTAACTTCCTGCGAGTGGATCGATGGTGTTGGCTACACCACTCTCGTAAGCCACAATTTGCTGGGTGCGCAACGCAACGGTAACCGACTCGCGAGTTGGCAAGGCGTAGGTTTCATCAAAAGCATTGGTATGAAGTGATTGCACGCCGCCTAAGGCGCCAGCGAGAGCCTGAATGGCAACGCGCGCAACATTGTTAAAAGGCTGCTGTGCAGTCAAGGAAACGCCAGCTGTTTGCGCATGAGTACGCAACATCATCGATCGGTCTTTTTTCGCGCCAAAGCGCTCCTTCATAATCGTGGCCCACATGCGCCGCGCGGCACGAAACTTTGCAATCTCTTCCAGAAAATCGTTGTGCACATCAAAGAAAAAACTAAGCCGTGGGGCAAAAGCATCCACATCAAGTCCTCGCTCAAGGGCCCATGTCACATAGGCAATCCCGTCGGCTAAAGTAAAAGCAAGCTCTTGGACTGCAGTCGAGCCCGCCTCGCGAATGTGATAACCACTGATGCTAACGGGATGAAAGCGGGGCAACTCGCTTGTGCAAAACTCGATGGTGTCCGTCACGATACGCATCGCGGGTTTAGGCGGAACCACCCACGCGTGCTGCGCCATAAACTCTTTGAGGCAGTCATTTTGAATGGTGCCGCCAATTTTCTCTCTCGGAATGCCGCGTTTATCCGAAAGCGCCACGTAAAAAGCTAAGAGGACTGCCGCAGGACCGTTGATGGTCATCGATGTCGTTACTTGATCAAGAGGAATCTGATCAAAAAGCATGTCCATATCGGCAAGCGTGTCCACTGCCACGCCGCAACGGCCGACCTCACCGAGAGAGCGCGGTGAATCACTGTCGTAACCCATCAAGGTTGGGAAATCGAAAGCCGTGCTGAGTCCTGTTTGGCCTTGCTCTAGCAAGTACTTAAAACGCTCATTGGTCTGTTTCGCCGTACCGAAACCGGCAAACATACGCATGGTCCAGAGTTTTCCGCGGTGCATGGTGGGATACACACCACGCGTAAAGGGATACTCTCCTGGAAATCCAAGCGACTGCAGGTAATCAAACTCAGCATTGTCGAGCGGAGTGGCTAAGTCCGGAACAGCAATGCCGCTTTGCGTATCAAAACTTTCTTGACGAAGCGCTGAATGCTTTATGGCTGAGCTGACTTGATCCTGAGCCCAACGCTTGCGTTCTTTTCGAAGCGCCTCAAGCATAGCGGTACTAAAACCATGTTCGCCACCTTCCGAAGTGTAATCATCGTCGCCCACCTGCACCTCGCTCTAGTTCAATTGTGATCGTCTTGTTCGTGCAATGGAATGACCTCGCCACGTAGCATTTGCAGAATACCTTGTGCTTCCGTGGCAACTTCGGCCTCAGGTCCTGTGCTTAAAAAACGCTCAAGGTAGTCAAGCGCTTGATTGCGGTCGCCCCGAGCAAAATAAATCATACCCATTAAATGCAGCGCATCGGCATCGTCTTTTTGCAAATGCAAAATCTGCTTACCCACCTTGATAGCCTCATCGTGCCTTCCCAGCATCCGCAAACAATGCCCAAGGCCCAACATAGCGCCAAGGTAATTAGCTTTAAGCTCAATGGCACGCAAATAATGCTTCATCGCCGGCATAAACTCGCCTTGCTCAAAATACACCGCACCAAGATAGTTCTGCGCATATTCATTTTCAGGGTCGTCGTCAGCAACTCGCTGCAATTCAGCAAGTGCTGCTTCCAGCTCCCCTTCTCGTAAAAGCTCAGCCCCTTCTTGCACCGCATCCCAGCGCTCTTCGTACTCATCGCTCATAGTCTGCAGTATATCAGTTCTGTTTGAGCTGGGGTTCAAAGTCGAGTGAGCAAAGACCTCTGGGGCAGAGTAACAAAATTGTTCAATAATATCAACAGAAAACACTTAGATCTCCATTGACCTGCTTCGCCAACAAGAACATGCATCGCTAGGGTTACAGAGGCGTATCGTTTTGGAAACACACTCGACATCATCCAGCAGCCAAGCCTTCGTTCATAAGCGAGAAGGAATGTGTTGACGCGTCCATGACGACGACTATCAGGGCTACTACATTGATTGTTATCCCGACGGCAAAGTCGCAGGGATTCAGCCACGTAAAGATGGCAAAATCGACGGTGTCGGGATTCGTTGGAAAAGCGATGGTTCTTTTAACTACGCTACCAAGTATGAAAACGATAAACGTATTGATCGCTTGACCGAGACCGCCGAGTACGAAAAAGCACCCGAAGGCTTGTGCGCTCCGAAGGTGTGCGACCCAACAGCAACCGGCCTATAATTCTTGTACGACTTGGCGCTGCAGCCCGATAGCTCTGCGCGCGCAAGCGTGCTCAAGCTATCGGGCTGCACGCTTAATAAGACTGCAAGCGTATTGGACCGACATTGTGGCCTAAGAAGCCGCTCGCCAAAGATTCAACAAACTTCATCGCGGGTCCAATTCGACAACAGTTCGGTTAAGTGGCTAAAAGCAAAGTCCGAGCACGCTTTCCGCGCGCAGGGCTTTGCTTTTAGCGCACCCTATCGTTCACTGTGTTTATTAATTCTAGTGCCGCTCTGCAGCAAGTTCCCATTTTTCGGGAGAACGCCACAGCCCAGAGGTGATTAGCTGACGGATCCAAATGAATTCCTTCGGCAGCTTATCATAACACTTCATAAAGAGATCTTCGTGCGAGCTAATTTCCTGTTTCCAAGCCTCGCGATCAATGGTCATGATTTGGCTTCTGCTGCGAGAAATCCAAACCGTTCCAATCGATGGCTTTGTACTCGGGGACCCAACCAATGGGGGATTCAACCGCGTAGGATTCACCATGAACGCGCTCGATAACCCACTTTAGCACCCGCATGTTGTCTCCAAAGCCAGGCCAAAGGAATTTGCCATTCTCATCTTTGGCAAACCAGTTGACGCCGAAAATACGAGGCGGATTGGGAAGCTTGCGCCCAAAGTTGAGCCAGTGGTTGAAGTAGTCACCCACGTGATAGCCCATGAATGGAAGCATGGCGAACGGATCACGTCGGACAACGCCTTGCTGACCAAAGGCTGCAGCCGTGGTCTCCGAGCCCATGGTTGCTGCCATGTACACACCAAAGTTCCAGTTAAAGGACTGGTAAACAAGTGGTACTGTACTGGCACGACGTCCACCAAAGATAAGCGCACTGATGGGCACGCCTTCTGGGTTTTCCCATTCTGGATCAATCGATGGGCATTGCGCGGCCGGAGCTGTAAAGCGAGCATTCGGATGCGCCGCTGGCTTTCCAGAAGACTTATCGTAAGGCTTGCCTGTCCAGTCGGTAAGGCCTTCGGGCATCTCACCGTCCATGCCTTCCCACCACACATCGCCATCTGGAGTAAGCGCACAGTTCGTGAAGATACTGTTTCTCGGATGGTTTCATGGCGTTGGGATTGGAGGTAGTTGGTGCCTGGAGCTACGCCAAAGTATCCGGCCTCTGGATTGATGGCACGCAGCTGCCCTTCGGCATCCGGCCTGGGCCACGCAATGTCATCACCAACCGTGGTCACTTTGAAGTCACCCATTTCTTTGGGCGGAATCAACATCGCAAAATTGGTTTTACCGCAAGCCGATGGGAAAGCAGCAGCAACATAAGTCTTACGGCCACTGGGCTCTTGTGCGCCGAGGATCAACATAAAGCCTGCAAGCCAACCTTGTTCACGCGCCATCGTCGAGGCACGCGCAACGCAAAACACTTTACCAGCAAAGCGTTACCGCCGTAACCCGAACCATAGGAAATGATGCTTTTCTCTTCTGGGAAATGGCAAATGTATTTGGTGTTTGGGTTACAAGGCCATTTGGCGTCTTTTTGTCCAGGTTCAAGTGGAGATCCTACCGAATGCAGCGCTCTTACAAACTCGCCATCACCAAGTGAATCAACCACGGCTTTACCCATACGGGTCATGATGCGCATGTTGACCACGACGTATGCAGAGTCCGTAATTTCAACACCGATGTGTGAAATGGGTGAACCAATGGGTCCCATGCTGAAAGGAATCACATACATGGTTCGGCCGCGCATACAGCCCTCGAGCAAACCATTCAGTGTTTTTTTCATTTGCTTTGGCTCGACCCAGTTGTTGGTCGGTCCAGCGTCTTCTTTGCGAATGCTGTTGATATAGGTGCGGTCTTCAACACGCGCGACATCCGAAGGATCGGAAAAAGCAAGGTAGCTATTGGGTCGTTTTTTATCGCTAAGGCGAATAAAGGTTCCGGCTTCGACCAGTTCGGCACACAATCTGTCGTACTCTTCTTGAGAGCCGTCGGCCCAATACACTTTATCCGGTTTAGTCAGATCCGCTGTCTCTTTTACCCAACGGATCAACTCTTTATTCTTGACATAAGATGGTGTCTCCATCGCTATCCCCTCTCTCTCTCTTTAGCAGGTCAAGTTCCTTGACCTTGATACGTCCAACTTCCATTCTGAAATATCTTGAATTGTTCTGACGGCGACGGAGTAAATGTCTTGCACGAAATCGTTTAATCGAAGGCAAGTGCCTCAGTCGCTACGCTTGACATACCCCACAACGAGATAAGGTTCAAAGTTAAATGAGTAGCTTTTTGTAAAAAAAGAAAGGCAAAGTGGACCAAGCAAGTCCTGAACAAAAACGCTCATTAATACAATCGTTTTTACAAAGACCAAAGCGCTAAAAGACACGAGCTTTAGCTGAGTAAACTTCGCCCTATGACAATACGTTGGATCTCGCTGCTGCCTTCGTAGATTTGCGTCGCCCGAACGTCACGCAAATGACGCTCAACCGGGTATTCACGCGTGTAACCGTAACCACCGTGTATTTGCAGTGCACGGTTGCAGATGCGCCACGCGGCTTCCGAAGCATAGAGCTTAGCCATGGAAGCCGCTTGGCTATAATCGATGCCTTGTTCTTTGCGCGCCGCTGCATGGTTAACAAGCAATTCCATGGCATCGAGTTCTGTTTGACAATCCGCAAGCATCCATTGAACAGCCTGAAAATTCGCAATGGCTTGACTAAATTGCTCGCGCTCCTTTGCGTAGGCCTTGGCTTCATCGAAAGCCGCTCGCGCTATGCCTAAACACTGTGAAGCGATGCTAATGCGTCCTCCGTTGAGTGCATGCATGGCAATTTTAAAACCCTGTCCCTCTTGTCCGAGCAAAGCATCCAAAGGAAGCTCGCATCCGTCCAACTCGAGTGGCAAGGTATCGGATGCCCGCAAACCCATTTTATCTTCCGGCTTACCCAAGCTAAGCCCAGGTGTGCCGGCTGGCAGCAAAAAACAACTAAGGCCTTTGTTCCCCTGCTCGGAAGTGCGCGCCCACAGCACAAAGACCCCGGCTGAAGCTGCATTGCTGATCCATTGCTTGCTACCTGAAATGAGCCATCTGTCATGATGTTTTTGGGCCGTGCTAAGCATGGCAGCAGGATCACTTCCCGCGCTGGCTTCGCTCAGGGCAAAAGCTGCAGTGCGATAGTGACCACTACCAAACGATGGCAAGTGTTGCTCTCTTTGCACTTCGCTACCAAAATATTGAATGACCTCGGCCACCATGTTGGTAACCGCCATCATGACTGCTGTTGATGCACATCCGTAGGCTATCTCACGCAACGCCAGGCTAAAGGCCAGCGCTCCAGCATCAGTGCCTCCGTAGGTCTCTTTTACGCCCATGCTCATCAAGCCCAGTTCAGCCATCTGAGCCAGGATCTCTTTTGGCACCTGCTTTTGTGCTTCAAATCGAGCAGCGTTTGGAGCAAGCTGGTTCTTTGAAAATTGGCGAGCGCTTCCTTGAATCAAACGCTGAGTATCGGTGAGAGAATTCCATTTTGGCCATTTTTTTGCTAAAACATGCCAAACTTGGCATATTTAGCCATTTTTCTGCCATACTTGGCGCTATACCTTTAACGCGTGCATCGCGATGACAAGTCGCATGATTTCACTTGTCCCTTCATAGATCTCGGTAATGCGTGCATCACGGTAGTGTCGCTCCACATCGTATTCGGTGGAATAACCGTAGCCACCATGTATTTGAATCGCTTTGTGCGTCACCCAGGTCGCCATCTCCGAAGCGAAGAGTTTGGCAACGGCGGACTCGGAACTGTGTCGAGCCCCTCGATCCTCAAGCCAAGCTGCTTTGAGAATCAGTAGTCTTGCGGCTTCGATTTGAGTTGCCATATCCGCAAGCATAAATTGAATCGCTTGCTTCTTTGCGATCACTTCGCCAAAGGCCTTGCGTTCTTTGGCATAGGCCAGCGCTTTTTCAAAAGCAGCACGCGCAATACCCAAGGCCTGAGCGGCAATGCCAATGCGTCCACCATCAAGGGTCTTCATGGCTATCTTAAAGCCCTGCCCTTCGGCTCCCAACTGACAGCTCATCGGTACTTTGCAGTTTTCAAAAAACACCGTGCAGGAATGAGCCGCGTGAATGCCGAGTTTATGATCGGGTTTTTCCCGGCGAAAGCCCGGCGTATCTTTAGGAACAATGAAAGCGGTCGTGCCTTTCGCCCCAAGGCTCCTGTCGGTTGCGGCAAACAGAACAATCAAATCTGCATGGGGTCCATTGGTGATCCAATTTTTAGAACCATTGATAATCCAATGCTCTGCGGATTTTTCGGCCACGGTTTCCATGTGGCTTGCATCCGAGCCGCTCGCAGGCTCGGTCAATCCAAAACAGCCGAGAATCTTGCCTGCCGCCATCGGCGTAAGAAACTCTTTTTTCTGCTCTTCGCTACCGAAATGCAGTATGGGCGCACACGCGAGTGAATTGTTTACCGACATGATCACTCCAACCGATGCGCATGCCGCGCTGATTTCCTCGATGGCTAGCGCATAGGCGACATGGTCAAAGCCTGCTCCACCGTAGTTTTCCGGTACAGCAACGCCCATCAAGCCAAGCTCTGCCATGGACTTGAGGATGTCGGCCGGCCAACGAGACTGTGCGTCAAGCTCACGAGCTTGTGGAGCAACTTCACGTTGCGCAAAATCACGAGCCGTTTTTTGGACCAACAGCTGCTCTTCACTAAGCGAGGTATCCATTGCACCTAAGATACCGGCTTAGCCCCTAGTTGAGCAACCATTAAGGTCTAGGCGATCAACCTATTCCCCGATGGCGCGGCGGGCGCGAGCAGCGTACTCGCCGTCGGGGTCTGCTTTCAAATAGTTTTCATAGGCTTCTTTGGCTTGGGCGGCCGAACCCTTGGAAAGTGCTTCTCCGAGCCAAAAATAACTTTCAGGGGGCGCTTGATCGAATGAGACAGCTTTCTTGAGCGCAAAAACCGCGTCCTCCTGCTTGCCTGCGCCCATGCTCAAATACACCTCGCCTCGGAGCAACCATAGTTCAGCAACAACCGTTTCCGGTTGAGCTCGCTTTTTCAAAGCCTCGCCTGCTTGTTCGGCAACGCGCAGAGCGTTGTCCTTACGACCTGCCCGGAACTCGACTTTTGCTCGACCCAACAACGCGGTGGGACTATCGGGGTCTTTTTTCAGCGCCGCTTCATAGGCCGAACCGGCTCGCCCCAGCCATCCCGCAAGGTAGAGCAAGTCGCCGTAGACAACCAAAAGCTCCGCACTTGCCTCAGGCAGCTCCGCAATCGAACTGATTTCTTTTAGTCCTTCGCGAGCCTGCCCTTTGGCCAGAAAGAGCTGTGCCAGAGCAATGCGAGCCTCTGTGGTATTTCGCTTTTCAGGAGCCAAGGCATCGACAATTTGTTGCGCCTCATCGAATCGCTTCAAACCGATGCACACTTTGATGTAGTCCAGCTGCTCACCGAAACCAAGGTCTTCTACCGACGCGTTGCCGGAGCGTTTCAGATGGAACTTGAAAAAAAATACCAGCGTCCTTCCAACGACCTTGGCTGGTCAGCAAATCAGCAAGTTCGGTGCGCGCAGGCTTGTAGTCTGGCAGAAGCCCCAAAGCATGTCTGAGCGCAGAATCGGCATCGTTGATCTTGCCCTCCATCCGCAAATAACGTGCGCGCAAATAGTGTGTCTCGACTTCGTCGCGTGCGACTTGCATCAATGTGGAGATACCTTTTCTGGCTGCACCTGGGCTTTTAGCAGCCAGCGCAATTTCAACAAGTGCTACAGCAACTTCACGGCTTTCCGGATGATGGATGATTAAGCGTCCAGCTTCGTTAATAAGCTCATCTGGCGCTTGGCCAAGTGCTAAGGCCACGCGCAGCTTCATAGCATCAAGCTCGGCTTGCTCGTCCTGGTCCTGGCTTTTGTGCTCGGCCAAAGCCAGTTGCACCGAGCTAAGTTCATTTTGTAGTTTAGCAAGCAATGCGGCATGTGCCCGCAAACGCAAACCTTCTAGGTCTTGTAGATTGAGCTGTTTAATCCGGGCTAAGGCGCCAGTTGTTTCACCAAGCTGCACTTGCACTTCGATCATGCGTCGCTCTAAGGAGAGGTTTTTGGGGGCGAGTTTCAGCGCACTTTGCATTGCTCGTTTGGCTTGATCAAGCACACCCATGCGCTGTGCCCACTTGGCGAGCAAGGAAAGCAAAAGCGGATCGTTCAGCTCAATGTTTGATGCACTATCAATTGCGGAGAGTGCTTTTTCTCGCTCATTTGCCATGGAAAAAGCGCGTACTCGGATAAGATCCGCTAAAAAACGATCCGTTGCAGCCGCACGAGCAAGTTCTTCTTTTTGTTTCTTCAACAGGGCAAGCAGCGCGGAGGGCTCAGCGCCTTTGGTTTTTAGTAAGGTCGCCCACAACTGCGCTCGCAAATGATCTGGATAAAGAGCGAGCACACTATTAGCAATCTTTTCCGCAGCCACCACGGTATTGCGACTTAGTAAAATATGAACGCGAGCAAGTCGTGCCGCAGCAAGGTTGGAAGCGCCAGCCAAGGCTAACTTCAAGTGCTGATCCGCATCCTCTTGTCCAAACCGCTGCTCCAGTCGAGCAACAATATACATCAAAGCAGGATCATTCTCGACGTAGGGTCTGACACGCTTAAGTGCGCTTAGCGAACGCTCACTTTGAGATGACAGGGCCTGGATAACCGCAAGCGCGGCATAACGATAAGGCTTTACGGCTTCTTTTTTGGGTACACGATTTAGCGTCTTGGCAATCGTGTCGCTTGAGTATTGCCCTTCTTCGAGCGCACGTTGCATTTGCACAAAAAGCAGTAGATTTGCTGCTGCCGCGGATTGGTGGTCGTTTCGTGTCGCAGAAAGCAGCTGCGCCTCGGCCTTAACCAATGATTGCGTATCTCCAGCGAGCGCTAAATGCCTTGCCGAGCCAACAAG belongs to Myxococcales bacterium and includes:
- a CDS encoding acyl-CoA dehydrogenase, which produces MDTSLSEEQLLVQKTARDFAQREVAPQARELDAQSRWPADILKSMAELGLMGVAVPENYGGAGFDHVAYALAIEEISAACASVGVIMSVNNSLACAPILHFGSEEQKKEFLTPMAAGKILGCFGLTEPASGSDASHMETVAEKSAEHWIINGSKNWITNGPHADLIVLFAATDRSLGAKGTTAFIVPKDTPGFRREKPDHKLGIHAAHSCTVFFENCKVPMSCQLGAEGQGFKIAMKTLDGGRIGIAAQALGIARAAFEKALAYAKERKAFGEVIAKKQAIQFMLADMATQIEAARLLILKAAWLEDRGARHSSESAVAKLFASEMATWVTHKAIQIHGGYGYSTEYDVERHYRDARITEIYEGTSEIMRLVIAMHALKV
- a CDS encoding tetratricopeptide repeat protein; translation: MSDEYEERWDAVQEGAELLREGELEAALAELQRVADDDPENEYAQNYLGAVYFEQGEFMPAMKHYLRAIELKANYLGAMLGLGHCLRMLGRHDEAIKVGKQILHLQKDDADALHLMGMIYFARGDRNQALDYLERFLSTGPEAEVATEAQGILQMLRGEVIPLHEQDDHN
- a CDS encoding amidophosphoribosyltransferase, which encodes MQDWDDHFHDECGVFGVFSSKEASNLAYLGLHALQHRGQESSGICSSDGEQLFLHRALGLVQDGFSESTLERLPGDRAIGHVRYSTAGGNHIKNAQPIAVDYAHGSIALAHNGNLTNAEVLREQLENDGSIFRSNSDTEVIVHLIARSKAKSTVDRVVDALSQVQGAYSMVVLTPDELIAARDPRGFRPLCLGKLDSAYVLASEPPAFHLIAAHYIRDVEAGEVFVLDQTGLNSIKPFPKQSSHMCIFEHIYFARPDSTLSGLSVYETRQKLGAALAKDCPVDADVVIPVPDSGVAAALGFAKEAKLPFDLGLLRSHYVGRTFIEPQQSIRHFGVRLKLSPVRASLQGKHVVVVDDSIVRGTTSRKIVKMIREAGAKSVHLRISSPPTRWPCYYGIDTPSRDELIASQLTATEIATYVTADSLGYLSINALHKAVGKDGFCDACFSGEYPVKLDKPELYHKRQLKLVGV
- a CDS encoding methylmalonyl-CoA mutase family protein, which gives rise to MLEALRKERKRWAQDQVSSAIKHSALRQESFDTQSGIAVPDLATPLDNAEFDYLQSLGFPGEYPFTRGVYPTMHRGKLWTMRMFAGFGTAKQTNERFKYLLEQGQTGLSTAFDFPTLMGYDSDSPRSLGEVGRCGVAVDTLADMDMLFDQIPLDQVTTSMTINGPAAVLLAFYVALSDKRGIPREKIGGTIQNDCLKEFMAQHAWVVPPKPAMRIVTDTIEFCTSELPRFHPVSISGYHIREAGSTAVQELAFTLADGIAYVTWALERGLDVDAFAPRLSFFFDVHNDFLEEIAKFRAARRMWATIMKERFGAKKDRSMMLRTHAQTAGVSLTAQQPFNNVARVAIQALAGALGGVQSLHTNAFDETYALPTRESVTVALRTQQIVAYESGVANTIDPLAGSYYLEWLTNELEKQAWEYIDKIDAMGGMVSAVEDGYPQKEISRSAYKRQKEIESKGKVIVGVNAFRSQERDKIPTLKIDEDAVKEQHDSLARIKAQRDAKSVETALQAVRQAAKHDQNLMPSLVAAAKVYCSEQELCDVLREVFGTHSDKPEF
- a CDS encoding tetratricopeptide repeat protein — its product is MKRFDEAQQIVDALAPEKRNTTEARIALAQLFLAKGQAREGLKEISSIAELPEASAELLVVYGDLLYLAGWLGRAGSAYEAALKKDPDSPTALLGRAKVEFRAGRKDNALRVAEQAGEALKKRAQPETVVAELWLLRGEVYLSMGAGKQEDAVFALKKAVSFDQAPPESYFWLGEALSKGSAAQAKEAYENYLKADPDGEYAARARRAIGE
- a CDS encoding acyl-CoA dehydrogenase family protein, whose amino-acid sequence is MCQVWHVLAKKWPKWNSLTDTQRLIQGSARQFSKNQLAPNAARFEAQKQVPKEILAQMAELGLMSMGVKETYGGTDAGALAFSLALREIAYGCASTAVMMAVTNMVAEVIQYFGSEVQREQHLPSFGSGHYRTAAFALSEASAGSDPAAMLSTAQKHHDRWLISGSKQWISNAASAGVFVLWARTSEQGNKGLSCFLLPAGTPGLSLGKPEDKMGLRASDTLPLELDGCELPLDALLGQEGQGFKIAMHALNGGRISIASQCLGIARAAFDEAKAYAKEREQFSQAIANFQAVQWMLADCQTELDAMELLVNHAAARKEQGIDYSQAASMAKLYASEAAWRICNRALQIHGGYGYTREYPVERHLRDVRATQIYEGSSEIQRIVIGRSLLS